A region from the Flavobacterium enshiense genome encodes:
- a CDS encoding Maf-like protein → MLRDKLKNFNIILASGSPRRRQFFKDLDLDFEIRLKDVEEIYPENLKAGAITDYLAELKTSAFDNELSDNDILITSDTLVWHKNKALGKPKDYDDAFKMLQSLSGKTHEVITSVCIKTNSKKDTFHEVTRVTFNPLSDEEIKYYLDNYKPFDKAGSYGIQEWIGLVAIARIDGSYANVVGMPVDKVYQHLKNFIENN, encoded by the coding sequence ATGCTTAGAGATAAACTGAAGAATTTCAATATTATTCTGGCTTCGGGTTCGCCAAGACGTCGGCAATTTTTCAAGGATTTGGATCTTGATTTCGAAATCCGTTTAAAAGACGTGGAAGAAATTTATCCCGAAAATCTAAAAGCAGGAGCCATTACCGATTACTTGGCTGAACTGAAAACAAGCGCTTTTGATAATGAACTTTCGGATAATGATATCCTGATTACCAGCGACACACTTGTATGGCACAAAAACAAAGCATTGGGAAAACCGAAAGACTATGATGATGCCTTCAAAATGCTTCAGTCTCTATCCGGAAAAACACATGAAGTAATAACTTCAGTCTGCATAAAAACAAATTCAAAAAAAGACACTTTCCATGAGGTAACCCGAGTAACATTTAATCCGCTTTCAGACGAAGAGATTAAATATTATCTGGATAATTACAAGCCCTTCGACAAAGCCGGTTCTTACGGAATTCAGGAATGGATCGGCCTTGTGGCTATTGCCAGAATTGATGGTTCTTATGCTAATGTTGTTGGTATGCCGGTTGATAAAGTATACCAACATCTGAAAAATTTCATAGAAAACAATTAA
- a CDS encoding PIG-L family deacetylase, with translation MKKPCLLLYIFSLLFLQPIHAQQPQKPTSSDIYNQIEKLNFLGSVLYVAAHPDDENTKLISYLSNETKARTGYLSLTRGDGGQNLIGTELKELLGVLRTQELLAARKIDGGEQFFTRANDFGYSKEPLETFEIWNKDAILNDVILTIRRFKPDVIINRFNHQTPGTTHGHHTASAILSFEAFDKANDPAVYPEHLKTVSIWQPKRLFFNTSWFFYGSEENFKKVDKTNLVAINTGVYYPLRGKSNGEIAALSRSQHQCQGFGSTGTRGNETEYLEFLKGDFPKDKNNIFEGINTTWTRLKGGETIGKILTDIQKNFNFKNPEVHLTKLIEAYKLISQLEDEHWKTIKKQELENIIVATCGLYLESAASLQNTNPNGEIALKLEATNRCSEPIEIISAEFLNTVLTEDVKLENNVPFKTEKQIKIPETVSFSSPYWLNEKGSLGLFSVTDMNMIGKSETDPLKLHWKIRLCDVTFDIYKNLVYKFNDPVKGEMYKPFAVLPEVTTEILNKVELFPNNRKHIVSIKVRAGKDNCKGDVIFDLPADWKVWPKKITFEIPQKGGERTVTFEVTPPSYPTEAVAKSIAVIDGVRFDKRLATIDYSHISLQQVLMPSEAKFNKIEIETRGTNIGYIMGAGDEIPESLRQMDYNVTLLSPEKITPDNIKDFDAILVGIRAYNTVETLKFKQNTLFDYVKNGGTMIVQYNTTGKLVTNDIAPFDLKLSQDRVTEETAKVTFLNPKHPVLNFPNKITEKDFECWIQEQGLYYPNKWAKQFTPILSSHDKNETPKDGGLLVAKYGNGHYIYTGLSFFRELPEGVPGAFRLMANLIAVGE, from the coding sequence ATGAAGAAGCCTTGCTTACTTTTGTATATATTTTCCCTGCTTTTTTTGCAACCCATTCATGCACAACAACCGCAAAAACCAACCTCTTCCGACATCTACAATCAAATAGAAAAATTAAATTTCCTGGGATCAGTTCTCTATGTTGCTGCTCATCCCGATGATGAAAACACCAAACTTATTTCCTATTTATCAAATGAAACCAAAGCACGTACAGGTTATTTATCCCTTACTCGAGGCGACGGCGGTCAAAATCTTATCGGAACCGAATTAAAAGAACTATTAGGTGTTTTGCGGACACAGGAACTTTTAGCCGCCAGAAAAATAGACGGTGGCGAACAGTTTTTTACCCGTGCCAATGATTTCGGCTACTCAAAAGAACCGCTTGAGACTTTTGAAATATGGAATAAAGACGCCATTTTAAACGATGTAATCCTAACCATCAGACGATTCAAACCCGATGTGATCATCAACCGTTTTAATCACCAGACTCCCGGCACCACACACGGTCATCATACGGCATCTGCAATTTTAAGTTTTGAAGCCTTTGATAAAGCCAATGACCCAGCTGTTTATCCGGAACATCTGAAAACAGTTTCCATTTGGCAGCCAAAACGATTGTTTTTCAATACATCATGGTTTTTTTACGGAAGTGAAGAAAATTTTAAAAAGGTGGATAAAACCAATCTTGTAGCCATTAATACCGGCGTTTATTATCCTTTAAGAGGAAAAAGCAACGGCGAAATAGCAGCTTTAAGCAGAAGCCAGCATCAATGCCAGGGATTCGGAAGTACAGGAACACGAGGCAATGAAACGGAATATCTTGAATTTTTAAAAGGGGATTTTCCAAAAGACAAAAACAACATTTTTGAAGGTATAAATACCACTTGGACAAGACTTAAAGGCGGTGAAACCATTGGCAAAATCCTTACCGATATTCAAAAAAATTTCAACTTCAAAAACCCGGAAGTTCATTTGACAAAATTGATCGAAGCTTACAAACTCATCAGTCAGCTTGAAGATGAACACTGGAAAACCATAAAAAAACAGGAACTGGAAAACATTATTGTTGCCACCTGTGGTTTATACCTTGAAAGTGCCGCTTCATTGCAAAATACAAATCCAAATGGTGAAATCGCTTTAAAATTAGAAGCAACCAACCGTTGCAGTGAACCTATAGAAATAATTTCAGCCGAATTTTTAAATACGGTTCTGACAGAGGATGTGAAACTGGAAAACAACGTCCCTTTTAAAACAGAAAAACAAATTAAGATTCCGGAAACTGTGTCGTTTTCATCCCCTTATTGGCTGAACGAAAAAGGATCTTTAGGTTTATTTTCCGTGACCGATATGAACATGATTGGTAAATCCGAAACCGATCCATTGAAATTGCATTGGAAAATCAGACTTTGCGATGTTACGTTTGACATTTACAAAAACCTGGTATACAAGTTTAATGATCCCGTGAAAGGAGAAATGTATAAGCCATTTGCTGTTCTTCCGGAGGTTACTACCGAAATTCTAAACAAAGTAGAATTGTTTCCGAACAACAGAAAGCACATTGTTTCGATAAAAGTCAGAGCTGGTAAAGACAATTGCAAAGGTGATGTTATATTCGATTTACCGGCCGACTGGAAAGTATGGCCAAAGAAAATCACATTTGAAATCCCACAAAAAGGAGGCGAAAGAACAGTTACCTTCGAAGTAACTCCACCATCCTATCCAACCGAAGCTGTTGCGAAAAGCATTGCTGTAATTGATGGTGTCCGCTTTGATAAAAGACTGGCTACCATTGATTATTCGCATATTTCGCTTCAGCAGGTTCTGATGCCTTCAGAAGCTAAATTCAATAAAATTGAAATTGAAACCCGAGGTACTAATATTGGATATATTATGGGCGCCGGTGATGAAATTCCTGAAAGTTTACGTCAGATGGATTACAACGTGACCCTACTTTCTCCTGAAAAAATAACACCCGATAACATTAAAGATTTTGATGCTATCCTTGTTGGAATCCGTGCATATAATACCGTTGAGACTTTAAAGTTCAAACAAAATACCCTCTTTGATTATGTAAAAAATGGGGGAACGATGATTGTTCAATACAATACGACCGGAAAATTGGTTACGAACGACATTGCTCCATTTGATCTTAAACTTTCACAAGACAGGGTTACTGAAGAAACGGCAAAAGTTACATTCTTAAATCCGAAACACCCCGTTTTAAACTTCCCGAATAAAATCACCGAAAAGGATTTTGAATGCTGGATTCAGGAACAGGGATTATACTATCCAAACAAATGGGCAAAACAATTCACTCCGATACTTTCTTCCCATGATAAAAACGAGACACCAAAAGATGGCGGATTATTGGTAGCAAAATACGGAAACGGTCACTATATTTATACTGGTTTAAGTTTTTTCCGCGAATTACCTGAAGGCGTTCCGGGAGCTTTCCGATTAATGGCCAATCTGATTGCTGTTGGAGAATAG
- a CDS encoding sodium:solute symporter, with amino-acid sequence MQLIDWIVLSVTLLFIVIYGTLKTSGSKNVEEYILANNETPWWMVGISVMATQASAITFLSTPGQAYHDGMGFVQFYFGLPIAMVVICITFIPIYHRLKVFTAYEFLEQRFDVKTRSIASILFLVQRGLGTGLTIYAPAIILSALLGWNLTLMNVVIGLLVIIYTFSGGAKAVNVTQKQQMFVIMTGMFIAFFLILNYLPDELSFSNALGIAGANDKMDILDFSFDPETRYTFWSGITGGFFLALSYFGTDQSQVGRYLTGKSIRESQLGLIMNGLLKVPMQFLILLTGVMVFVFFQFHSAPLHFNPTNNELVKNSDRKADFEKLEKQLDAVQEEKKEISMLYVGQLNQDFDNPILQQKMVSLSGKEKDLREQAKEIISEVDGKTETNDKDYVFLYFILNYLPKGLIGLLLAVIFSAAMSSSSSGLSALASTTTIDIYKRNLKTDKSEKHFVNATKLFTVLWGVVAILFACVGTLFENLIQLVNIIGSIFYGTVLGIFLVAFYVKFVKAEAVFWSAVITQLTIFYIYYLDVVSFLWLNFIGAILTIILGMLFQMVIKTKE; translated from the coding sequence ATGCAACTAATCGATTGGATTGTATTATCAGTAACGCTTTTGTTCATAGTTATTTACGGAACCTTGAAAACCAGCGGTAGTAAAAATGTAGAAGAATATATATTGGCAAACAACGAAACGCCTTGGTGGATGGTTGGTATATCTGTAATGGCGACTCAGGCTAGTGCGATTACATTTCTTTCGACTCCAGGTCAAGCCTATCATGACGGAATGGGCTTCGTTCAGTTTTACTTTGGATTACCGATTGCCATGGTAGTCATCTGCATCACTTTTATTCCGATTTATCACCGGTTAAAAGTTTTTACGGCTTATGAATTCCTGGAACAACGTTTTGATGTAAAAACACGTTCTATTGCTTCTATCCTATTCTTAGTGCAGCGCGGACTCGGAACCGGTTTAACCATTTATGCTCCGGCAATTATCCTATCAGCTTTATTGGGATGGAATCTTACCCTGATGAATGTTGTCATTGGGCTACTGGTAATCATCTATACTTTTTCGGGTGGAGCGAAAGCTGTTAACGTTACCCAAAAACAACAAATGTTTGTTATTATGACGGGAATGTTTATTGCCTTTTTTCTGATTTTGAATTACTTACCAGATGAACTAAGCTTTAGTAATGCACTAGGAATTGCCGGAGCCAATGATAAAATGGACATCCTTGATTTTTCTTTTGACCCTGAAACCCGATACACTTTCTGGAGCGGAATTACAGGCGGATTCTTCCTGGCTCTATCCTATTTCGGAACAGATCAATCGCAAGTAGGCCGTTACCTGACAGGAAAATCAATTCGCGAAAGCCAGTTAGGTTTAATCATGAACGGCCTGTTGAAAGTACCTATGCAGTTCTTAATTCTGTTAACAGGCGTAATGGTTTTTGTATTTTTCCAATTCCATTCAGCCCCGTTACATTTCAATCCAACCAATAATGAATTGGTGAAAAATTCTGATCGTAAAGCCGATTTTGAAAAATTAGAGAAACAACTAGATGCCGTCCAGGAAGAAAAAAAAGAAATCAGCATGTTGTATGTGGGGCAATTGAATCAGGATTTTGATAACCCAATTTTACAGCAAAAGATGGTTTCCCTTTCCGGAAAAGAAAAAGATTTACGCGAACAGGCTAAAGAAATAATCAGTGAGGTGGACGGCAAAACAGAAACCAATGACAAAGATTATGTCTTCCTGTATTTCATCCTGAATTATTTACCGAAAGGGCTGATTGGTTTATTGCTTGCCGTGATATTTTCAGCAGCCATGTCGTCGTCGTCGTCAGGATTATCAGCGTTGGCATCAACCACAACGATTGACATCTACAAAAGAAACCTCAAAACCGATAAATCCGAAAAACATTTTGTGAATGCTACAAAATTATTCACGGTGCTTTGGGGAGTTGTGGCTATTCTCTTTGCTTGCGTGGGAACCCTTTTTGAAAATCTAATTCAGTTAGTAAACATAATCGGTTCTATTTTCTATGGTACGGTTTTAGGAATTTTCCTTGTAGCTTTTTACGTGAAATTCGTGAAAGCCGAAGCCGTTTTCTGGAGCGCCGTGATTACCCAACTGACCATATTCTATATTTACTATCTTGATGTGGTAAGTTTTCTTTGGCTGAATTTCATCGGAGCAATTCTCACTATAATTTTAGGAATGCTATTTCAAATGGTAATAAAAACAAAAGAATAA
- a CDS encoding DUF2911 domain-containing protein, which yields MKKIMITALFAFATLAIQAQVKTPQGSPGAKIEQVVGLTNVEVDYSRPSIKGRTVFGELVPFGKIWRTGANANTTISFSEDVIISGKKLEKGKYALYTFPKADSWDIIFYKDTDNWGVPQNWDDSKVALRTTVKPESLNRKVETFTIGINNLDNDYGFLEMMWEKTVVALKFEVPTHKTALESIDKTLAGPKAEDYFSSANYLYQSNGDLNKALTWVNKSIEMKKDKDTPYWFYRLKSLIQAKKGDKAGAIETAKLSLAGAEKDKNMDYVKMNKDSIAEWSKK from the coding sequence ATGAAAAAAATAATGATTACTGCTCTTTTTGCTTTCGCGACATTGGCAATTCAGGCGCAGGTTAAAACACCACAAGGAAGTCCAGGAGCTAAAATTGAGCAGGTTGTAGGTTTAACGAATGTTGAAGTTGATTATTCCCGTCCGAGTATAAAAGGCAGAACCGTTTTTGGGGAATTGGTTCCATTTGGTAAAATTTGGAGAACAGGTGCCAACGCAAATACTACTATTTCCTTCAGTGAAGATGTGATTATCTCTGGTAAGAAACTTGAAAAAGGGAAATATGCTTTATATACTTTCCCTAAGGCGGACAGTTGGGATATTATTTTCTACAAGGATACCGATAACTGGGGGGTTCCTCAAAATTGGGATGATTCCAAAGTGGCATTGCGTACCACAGTGAAACCGGAGTCGTTAAACCGTAAAGTTGAAACGTTTACAATTGGCATTAATAATTTGGATAATGATTATGGCTTTTTGGAAATGATGTGGGAGAAAACTGTTGTAGCTCTTAAATTTGAAGTGCCTACACATAAAACTGCTCTTGAAAGTATCGACAAAACTTTGGCCGGACCAAAAGCTGAAGATTATTTTTCATCTGCAAATTATTTATATCAGTCAAACGGTGATTTGAACAAAGCACTTACATGGGTGAACAAATCCATTGAAATGAAAAAAGATAAAGATACTCCATATTGGTTTTACCGTCTTAAATCATTAATTCAGGCTAAAAAAGGCGATAAAGCAGGAGCTATCGAAACTGCTAAATTGTCTTTGGCCGGAGCTGAAAAAGATAAAAATATGGATTATGTAAAGATGAATAAAGATTCGATTGCTGAGTGGTCGAAAAAATAA
- a CDS encoding SRPBCC family protein: MYSISNKQQLHIGIDEAWNFFSDPKNLNIITPDSMKFETLSGDERKMFAGQIIRYKLSPFSGVTMEWVTEISHVKENEYFVDEQRIGPYKFWHHKHFFREIEGGVEIEDVVHYKLPFGFIGRLFHPILVKPKLKEIFDFRKQKLTELFGEYK; the protein is encoded by the coding sequence ATGTACTCGATAAGCAACAAGCAACAATTACACATTGGAATTGATGAAGCATGGAATTTTTTTTCGGATCCTAAAAACCTTAATATCATAACGCCGGATTCCATGAAGTTTGAAACGCTTTCGGGTGACGAACGAAAAATGTTTGCCGGGCAAATTATTCGTTATAAACTTTCACCATTCAGCGGAGTCACAATGGAATGGGTTACGGAGATTTCACATGTTAAGGAAAATGAATATTTTGTAGATGAGCAACGTATCGGCCCTTATAAATTCTGGCATCACAAGCATTTTTTCAGGGAAATTGAAGGTGGAGTGGAAATCGAAGATGTGGTGCATTATAAATTGCCTTTTGGTTTTATCGGAAGATTATTTCATCCAATACTTGTAAAGCCGAAACTGAAGGAAATTTTCGATTTCAGAAAACAAAAACTCACCGAACTTTTTGGAGAATATAAATAA
- a CDS encoding cryptochrome/photolyase family protein: protein MTIFWFRRDLRLNDNAGLFHALNSSEEVLPVFIFDENILSQLSKDDARITFIHNQLERIQSQLKTVGKSLAIFHGTPKNIFKKLIAENKITSVFTNHDYEPYAWKRDEELNLIFKENEIEFKTYKDQVIFEKSEVVKDDGSPYVVFTPYSKKWKENFRKKPLLHYPSQKLLNNFKLHSYPFLTLSDIGFATSTIKVQPFDISDKLIENYEVTRNFPAISGTSMLGVYLRFGVVSIREIVKKAAGSKNETFLNELIWREFFMQILWHFPHTVNRSFKEKYDAIKWSNDEELFQKWCDGKTGYPFVDAGMRELNTTGHMHNRVRMIVASFLCKHLLIDWRWGETYFAQKLLDYEQSSNVGNWQWAAGCGVDAAPYFRIFNPTEQIKKFDKDLQYIKKWVPELETSKYPKPIVDHKEAREKCLRIYKEAVS from the coding sequence ATGACAATTTTCTGGTTTCGACGTGATTTACGATTAAACGATAATGCCGGACTTTTTCACGCCTTAAATAGTAGCGAAGAAGTGTTGCCTGTTTTTATTTTTGATGAAAACATACTTTCCCAATTATCAAAAGACGACGCACGGATAACATTCATTCATAACCAATTAGAAAGAATTCAGTCGCAACTTAAAACCGTTGGTAAATCACTTGCTATTTTTCACGGAACTCCAAAGAATATATTCAAAAAACTTATTGCCGAGAATAAAATTACTTCTGTTTTTACCAATCATGATTATGAACCTTATGCCTGGAAAAGGGATGAAGAGCTAAATCTTATTTTCAAAGAAAACGAGATTGAATTCAAAACCTATAAAGACCAAGTTATTTTTGAAAAGAGTGAAGTGGTTAAAGATGATGGGAGTCCGTATGTTGTGTTCACTCCCTATTCGAAAAAATGGAAGGAAAACTTCAGAAAAAAGCCTTTACTTCATTATCCATCTCAAAAGTTACTTAACAATTTTAAACTACACTCCTACCCGTTTCTGACTTTATCCGATATCGGTTTTGCTACTTCAACAATAAAAGTTCAACCCTTTGATATCTCAGATAAACTAATCGAAAATTACGAAGTCACACGAAACTTTCCGGCTATTTCGGGCACATCAATGTTAGGAGTGTACTTAAGATTCGGAGTTGTTTCTATTCGGGAAATAGTAAAAAAAGCCGCTGGATCCAAAAATGAAACTTTTTTGAACGAACTTATCTGGCGTGAATTCTTTATGCAGATTTTATGGCATTTCCCTCATACCGTAAACCGGAGTTTCAAAGAAAAATATGATGCCATCAAATGGAGCAATGACGAAGAACTGTTTCAAAAATGGTGCGATGGAAAAACCGGTTATCCCTTTGTAGATGCCGGAATGCGCGAACTTAATACTACCGGACACATGCACAATCGCGTTCGCATGATAGTCGCGAGTTTTCTCTGCAAACACCTGTTGATCGATTGGCGTTGGGGAGAAACCTATTTCGCTCAAAAACTCTTGGATTATGAACAATCGAGCAATGTCGGGAATTGGCAATGGGCAGCAGGATGCGGCGTCGATGCTGCTCCTTACTTCAGGATTTTTAACCCAACCGAACAGATCAAGAAATTCGATAAGGATTTACAATACATAAAAAAATGGGTTCCGGAACTTGAAACTTCAAAGTACCCGAAACCCATTGTAGATCATAAAGAAGCAAGAGAAAAATGCTTGCGAATTTATAAAGAGGCAGTTAGCTGA
- a CDS encoding HAD family hydrolase codes for MIKTVIFDMDGVIVDTEPVHKYAYFKHFDELGIQVTEEMYASFTGNSTRNVFQRIKETFNLDHDVEDLILHKRHLFNEAFDTKPDLELISGVHDLIKNLHENGMQLILASSASKGTIQRVFNRFDLHQYFTHKVSGEDFPKSKPDPAIFLHAASLSTAPKENCIVIEDSTSGIKASKAAEIFCIGFNSENSKHQDLSLADYVINHFDEINYEIVSAIKLKNGI; via the coding sequence ATGATAAAGACTGTAATTTTCGACATGGACGGTGTGATTGTCGACACAGAACCGGTTCACAAATACGCTTATTTCAAACATTTTGACGAATTAGGGATTCAGGTTACCGAAGAAATGTATGCAAGTTTCACAGGGAATTCTACCCGTAATGTTTTCCAGCGCATTAAAGAAACTTTCAATCTGGATCATGACGTAGAAGATTTGATTCTGCACAAGCGCCATCTTTTTAATGAAGCTTTCGATACCAAACCCGATTTGGAACTGATTTCTGGGGTTCATGACCTGATTAAAAACCTTCATGAAAACGGAATGCAGCTTATCTTGGCTTCCTCAGCTTCAAAAGGAACGATTCAGCGTGTTTTCAATCGTTTTGACTTGCACCAGTATTTTACCCATAAAGTGAGTGGTGAAGATTTTCCGAAATCGAAACCGGATCCGGCTATTTTCCTGCATGCGGCTTCACTTTCGACTGCTCCAAAAGAAAACTGTATTGTTATTGAGGACAGTACTAGCGGAATCAAGGCTTCCAAAGCAGCAGAAATTTTCTGTATTGGTTTCAATAGTGAAAATTCTAAACATCAGGATTTATCGTTAGCTGATTATGTTATTAATCACTTCGACGAAATTAACTATGAAATTGTTTCGGCTATCAAGTTGAAAAACGGTATATAA
- a CDS encoding RNA polymerase sigma factor, which produces MQDEKEFIADLLNPKTQNEAFRKLVRQYQRPLYNHIRTIVLNHDDTDDVLQNTFVKVFQNLKNFKGESKLFSWVYRIATNESITFINQRAKKSGISSEEIKDKMINNLQADVDYDGDEIQMKLQKALTILPEKQQLVFKMKYFQELKYEEISEILGTSVGGLKASYFHAVKKIEEFLNED; this is translated from the coding sequence TTGCAGGACGAAAAAGAATTCATAGCCGACTTACTGAACCCGAAAACGCAAAACGAAGCGTTTCGAAAGTTGGTACGCCAATACCAGCGTCCGTTGTACAATCATATACGTACCATTGTGCTGAATCATGATGATACCGATGACGTGCTGCAAAACACCTTCGTGAAAGTTTTTCAGAACCTGAAGAATTTTAAAGGTGAAAGTAAATTGTTTTCATGGGTGTACCGGATTGCGACGAACGAATCGATTACGTTTATTAACCAGCGAGCCAAAAAATCAGGCATTTCCAGTGAGGAAATAAAAGATAAGATGATTAACAATTTACAAGCCGATGTTGATTATGATGGTGATGAAATTCAGATGAAACTGCAAAAGGCTTTGACAATATTACCTGAAAAACAGCAATTGGTTTTTAAAATGAAATATTTTCAGGAACTGAAATACGAAGAGATATCCGAAATACTAGGGACTTCGGTAGGCGGACTGAAAGCGTCGTATTTTCATGCCGTCAAAAAAATAGAAGAATTTTTAAATGAAGATTAA
- a CDS encoding sensor of ECF-type sigma factor — MILKKFLPIVFLLISTFSFAQPSDEKREQIKQLKVAFITTELDLSKDEAEKFWPIYNAFEEKQFEMRHEKMRSFKKRMDKESVDKMSEKEAATLLAQMEDNEEKMLQLRKKLSSDLRPVIGSVKILKLRKAEDDFNRKLIKQIKESRK; from the coding sequence ATGATACTAAAGAAATTTTTACCGATAGTTTTTCTGCTGATTTCTACCTTTTCTTTCGCACAGCCAAGCGATGAAAAACGAGAGCAGATCAAACAGCTTAAAGTAGCTTTCATAACTACGGAACTTGATTTATCTAAGGATGAGGCGGAAAAATTCTGGCCTATTTACAACGCATTCGAAGAAAAACAATTTGAAATGCGTCATGAGAAAATGAGAAGTTTTAAGAAACGCATGGATAAAGAAAGCGTAGATAAAATGAGTGAGAAAGAAGCCGCAACTCTTTTAGCCCAAATGGAAGACAATGAAGAAAAAATGCTTCAGTTACGCAAAAAACTCAGCAGTGATTTACGTCCGGTAATCGGTTCTGTAAAAATCCTTAAACTGAGAAAAGCGGAAGACGATTTCAACCGGAAACTGATTAAACAGATTAAAGAGAGTAGAAAATAA
- a CDS encoding WD40/YVTN/BNR-like repeat-containing protein: MKKSLLTLLSVVCISCGVKKVSDNPKSEISNTTEGIFKPSFISVEIDTLLSEKLSIRAICIDSNKVWYAANNGNYGYLSLNGGKNFVGNIVKDTLKLEFRSIAQTKDNVFVLSIGNPGLLYRISKDETETQLVYQEKGEKVFYDAIQFWNDKDGIAVGDPTDDCFSLIITNDGGQTWKKASCKNVPKVADGEAFFAASNTNINIKGNKVWVASGGKKSNIYYSEDKGKSWHVIATPIIQGSAMTGIFSADFYNEKIGFATGGDYEKPNQNFGNKIITHDGGKTWNLVGENEGYGYGSCVQFVPGSNGNELVSVGASGVFYSYDQGKKWKKIADYKDLFTIRFINSKTAIAAGNKKILRIRFK; this comes from the coding sequence ATGAAAAAAAGTTTGTTGACCTTGCTTTCTGTGGTATGCATTTCCTGCGGTGTGAAAAAGGTTTCTGATAATCCGAAATCGGAAATTTCAAATACTACGGAAGGGATTTTCAAACCAAGTTTTATCTCTGTGGAAATAGACACTTTGCTGTCTGAAAAGCTAAGTATTAGGGCTATTTGCATCGATAGTAATAAAGTTTGGTATGCAGCGAATAATGGTAATTATGGATATCTTAGTTTGAACGGCGGGAAGAATTTCGTTGGCAACATCGTAAAAGATACCCTAAAACTGGAATTCAGGAGTATAGCACAAACAAAGGACAATGTTTTTGTTTTAAGTATAGGGAATCCTGGTTTGTTATACCGAATTTCAAAAGATGAAACAGAAACGCAACTGGTTTATCAGGAAAAAGGCGAAAAAGTCTTCTATGATGCCATACAATTTTGGAATGACAAAGACGGAATTGCTGTCGGCGATCCAACCGATGACTGTTTTTCATTGATAATTACAAACGACGGAGGACAAACGTGGAAAAAAGCATCCTGTAAAAATGTTCCCAAGGTGGCTGATGGTGAGGCATTTTTTGCTGCCAGTAATACCAATATCAACATAAAAGGGAATAAAGTCTGGGTAGCTTCAGGTGGAAAGAAATCCAATATTTATTATTCCGAGGACAAAGGGAAATCGTGGCATGTTATTGCAACTCCAATCATTCAAGGAAGTGCGATGACGGGAATTTTCTCAGCCGATTTCTATAACGAAAAGATCGGTTTTGCAACCGGAGGCGATTATGAAAAACCAAATCAGAATTTCGGGAATAAAATCATCACTCATGACGGAGGAAAAACGTGGAATTTAGTCGGCGAGAATGAAGGATATGGGTACGGTTCCTGTGTTCAGTTTGTACCTGGAAGCAACGGAAATGAATTGGTAAGCGTTGGTGCTTCAGGAGTATTTTATTCTTATGATCAGGGAAAAAAATGGAAGAAAATTGCGGATTATAAAGATTTGTTCACTATTCGTTTCATCAATTCAAAAACTGCGATTGCTGCGGGAAACAAAAAAATTCTCAGAATAAGATTTAAATAA
- a CDS encoding DUF983 domain-containing protein: MSTLIDILTEKCPKCGKGHVFSEKGNVFLFRLPKMHANCSYCNHRFEKEPGYFFGSMFVSYAVAVAEMVVFFLIANQFVDSYLTIVVLIGILSIVLSTFNFRLSRMLWIYMLDGKNKQL; the protein is encoded by the coding sequence ATGTCAACTTTAATAGATATACTCACCGAAAAATGCCCGAAATGCGGAAAAGGGCATGTTTTTTCTGAAAAAGGTAATGTATTCCTTTTTCGTTTACCAAAAATGCATGCGAATTGTTCGTACTGTAATCATAGGTTTGAAAAAGAACCGGGTTACTTTTTTGGGTCAATGTTCGTTAGTTATGCCGTTGCTGTTGCCGAAATGGTCGTTTTCTTTTTGATTGCCAATCAATTCGTTGATAGCTATTTAACCATAGTAGTTTTAATTGGTATACTTTCAATTGTTTTGAGTACGTTTAATTTCAGGCTATCACGAATGCTGTGGATTTATATGTTGGACGGAAAAAACAAGCAGCTTTAA